The genomic region ACGGCGTGCGCGTCGAGGAGTACCCGACGGGCTTTGCCATCCCCGGCGGGCAGACCTACCAACCCGCCGACGTCACCGTGCCCGGCGACTTCTCGAGCGCCGCCTTTCCGCTCGTGGCGGCGGCCGTGACGGGCGGGCGCGTCCGCGTGACCGGGCTCGACCACGCCTCGCCACAAGGCGACAAGGCCATCCTCACGATGCTCCAGCGCTTTGGCGCCTCCGTCCGCATCGGCGACGGCTTCGCCGAGGTGGAGGGCAACGGTGAGCTCAAGGGCACCACGCTGGACGTGGGTCACACGCCCGACCTGTTCCCCATCCTCTGCGTGCTGGCCGCCGCCGCCAAGGGCAAGACCGTTCTTTCAGGCGCCGCTCACCTCAAGTTCAAGGAGACCGACCGGATCGCGGCCATGGTGGGCAACCTGAAGCGCATGGGCGCCTCGATCCAGGCGCGCGAGGACGGCGCGGTCGTCGACGGCGGAAAGCCCCTTCGCGGCACGCGCGTCGAGACGCACGACGACCACCGCATCCTCATGGCGTGCGCCGTCGCGGGGCTTCTCGCCTCGCGCGAAACGCGCCTCGAGGACACGCAAAGCCACGCGGTGAGCTACCCGCGGTTCTTCGAGCACATGAAGAAGCTTGGCGCCAAGGTGGGGAAGCGGTGAACACCTTCGGCTCGGCCTTCCGCCTCACGGTCTTTGGCGAGAGCCACGGCAAGGTCGTGGGCGCCCTCGTCGACGGCTGCCCTCCCGGCTTGGCCGTGAAGGAGGAGGAGATCCAGCGCGACCTCGACCGCCGCGCGCCCGGCCGCAGCCTCCTTGCCACGCAGCGGAAGGAGCCCGATCGGCTGCAAGTCCTCTCCGGCGTGAAGGACGGCCACACGACGGGCGCGCCGGTCGTGATGGTCGTGGCCAACGAGGACGTCCAAAGCCGCGCGTACGACGACCTCCGCTTCGTTCCCCGACCCGGGCACTCGGACTACCCCGCCTTCGTGAAGTACGGCGGCCAAAACGACTTCCGCGGCGGCGGCCAATTCTCGGGCCGCATGACGGCCGCCTTCGTCATGGCCGGCGGCCTTGCCAAGGCGCTCCTTGGGCCCGCGGGCGTTCGCCTGGCCGCCCACACGGTCCGCATCGCCGACGTGAGCCTCGCGCGCGAAGCCGCCTTCGAGGAGCTCGCCCGCGCGTACGACGATCCCACGCGATGCGTCGACTCCAACGTCGCCACGAAGATGGCGCAGGCCATCGAGGCGGCGCGGCGCGACCAGGACAGCGTGGGCGGCGTGGTCGAGTGCCGCGCGATCGGCCTTCCTGTGGGACTTGGCGAACCGTTCTTCACCGGCCTCGAGCAGCACGTTTCCCAGATCCTCTTCTCGGTGCCCGCCGTGAAGGGCGTCGAATTTGGCGCCGGCTTTGCGCTCGCGGGCCTTCGCGGCTCCCAGTCGAACGATCCGTTTGCCCTCCGCGACGGCCGGGTCGTCACGACGAAGAACGACATGGGCGGCATCCTCGGCGGTCTTGCGA from Candidatus Thermoplasmatota archaeon harbors:
- the aroA gene encoding 3-phosphoshikimate 1-carboxyvinyltransferase, whose translation is MKRSVVQGTVPAPPSKSYTHRALLLGLLSGRSLVRNPLWSEDTLATREAVLAFGGGVEALKTGVRVTSRGLSVPDNVVDARNSGTTLRLVSGLSALLPGASVLTGDASLRKRPMQPLIDALNALGARAESTRGNGTAPLVVRGPMLGGKAVLPGDVSSQFVSSLLLACPLARGETTIHLSGALKSRPYVDITLSLLPRHGVRVEEYPTGFAIPGGQTYQPADVTVPGDFSSAAFPLVAAAVTGGRVRVTGLDHASPQGDKAILTMLQRFGASVRIGDGFAEVEGNGELKGTTLDVGHTPDLFPILCVLAAAAKGKTVLSGAAHLKFKETDRIAAMVGNLKRMGASIQAREDGAVVDGGKPLRGTRVETHDDHRILMACAVAGLLASRETRLEDTQSHAVSYPRFFEHMKKLGAKVGKR
- the aroC gene encoding chorismate synthase, whose product is MNTFGSAFRLTVFGESHGKVVGALVDGCPPGLAVKEEEIQRDLDRRAPGRSLLATQRKEPDRLQVLSGVKDGHTTGAPVVMVVANEDVQSRAYDDLRFVPRPGHSDYPAFVKYGGQNDFRGGGQFSGRMTAAFVMAGGLAKALLGPAGVRLAAHTVRIADVSLAREAAFEELARAYDDPTRCVDSNVATKMAQAIEAARRDQDSVGGVVECRAIGLPVGLGEPFFTGLEQHVSQILFSVPAVKGVEFGAGFALAGLRGSQSNDPFALRDGRVVTTKNDMGGILGGLATGMPLVVRAAVKPTSSIAREQPSVDLSRNEETIVRVKGRHDPCIVPRAVVAIECAVAVALADLFLRGGYDRGHP